The Myxococcus xanthus genome includes the window ACCCAGGCCGCCGAGGTTGTGGCGGAAGGCATAAACGAGGCCGGCCACGGCGACGCCCAGGAGGACGACAGCGCCCACGGCCGGAAGCACCGTGGCCACGAGGCCACCCAGTGTGAGGCCCAGCACCTTGAGGCCCAGCACCAGCAGCGCCAGGCCCACCTTGGCGGAGATGACGGCGCCGACGAGGGCGATGACACCACCTGCCCCCAGCGCGAAGGCGGCGAAGGCGCGCTTCACCGGGCCGGGCAACGCCTGGAAGACACCCAGCACCTGCTGCACTGCGCTGGCGACGAGGGTGACGAGGGGTTTCAGCACCTGGCCGAATGGCTCTCCGAGGACGATGGCGAGCGTCTCCAGGTTGCCGGCGAGCAGCGTCTTCTGGCCCTCGAAGGTGTCCAGCATCTGCTTGCGGAACGCCTCGGCCGTGCCGCCCGCATTCTCGAACTCATCGCGCAGGTACTTGAGGGCCTCGGCGCCGCGGACGACTTCTCCGGTGTCCTTGCGGATGCCGTTGGTGAACTGCGTGAGGATGGCATTCACGCCACCGAGCGCCTCGCGGCCGAAGGCCTTCAGGAGGAAGGCGGAGCGCTGTGCCTCCGTCATGCGGCTGAGGGCCGGTGCCAGTTCGTCGAGGATGCCGAGGAAGGAGAGGAAGTTGCCTTTGGAGTCGGTGACGGCAACGCCCAGACCGCGCAGGTGCTCTTGCACCTGCGGGTCCGCCATGCGCTCCATGGCCACGGCGACGGCGGTGGACGCGCGCTCCACGCCGGGGACGACGTTCTTCACGAGGCCGAGGGCGATGAGTGTCTCGGGCAGGGACTGGTTGAGGGCCTGTGCGCCGCGCGCAGCGGTGCCGAGGGCCAGGGGCAACTCATTCGCGCTGAGGGCGAAGACGTTGACGGCCTGGAGCATCTGGTCGACGGAGATGGCGGCTTTGTCGGTGGAGATGCCGAAGGCCTTCATGGCCTGGGAGGCGAGGCCTGCTGCCCCCTGGGGCGTCAGCTCTCCCAGCGAGCCACCCGCCAGGTCCAACACCGGCAGCAGCAGCTTCATGGCCTCAGCGGTTGTGAAGCCGGCTTGGGTGAGCTCGCGTAGGCCCAGCACGGATTCGGTGGGGGTGAATTGAGTGGCGAGGCTGGCTTGGATGGCCGCGTCACGTAGCTGCCCAAGCACTTCGGCCGAGGCGCCGGAGACGGCGGCCACGCCCGCCAGGGCTTGTTCGAATTGGCCGGCGGTGTTGGCTAGGGACAGCGATGCACCAAGGGTGACGGCGCCCGCCGTGAAGATGGCCATGGCGACGCCGAGCCGTTGGAAGGCGGTTTCAATGCGCGCGGTGCCCAACCCCACGCGCCTGTCCAGGCTCATGAAGTTGCGCTCCACGCCCTGGAAGGTGCCAGAGGCCAAATCCCGCGCCGTGAAGACGAAGCCCAGGCCGAGGTTGTTGAGCACGCGCTACCTCCGCTTCGCGGACTTCTCCAAAGCCTTCGCCTCGCGACTGCGCTGCTGGCCGATGCGCTCGAGGAGCCAGTCCCTGTCCGAGGTGGGCAGCTCCAAGGCGTCACCGAGAGGAACTGCGAGGCCGCTGCCGCCGTGCTGGTGCCAGCACAGGTTGAAGAGGCCCTCGCGCCACGTCTCCAGCGTCACGCGGGGGAAGAGGTGGAGCGCTCCCGTCGCCTCGTTGTCCGCTGTGTCCCCGGAAGGAAGAAGCCCCGGTCGAAAGGGAGCTCCACCTCCTGGCGCATGAAGCACTCGGAGCACTCGACTTCGAGGGTGGTGTCCACGCCGCAGTCGACGGCGTCAAACTCGTCGACGAGGAAGTCCGCGTCGCGCAGGCTCAAGTCTTCGAGGAAGCGGCGCTTGTCGCGCGCGTCCACGCCGTCGACGTCCAGCACCCGGTAGGCGAGGACGGAGGACAGCAGCTTCTCGGGTGCCGCGCGCTGGAGCTGCGGCAGCCGCCGCTCGTCCTCCCCGGTCAACAGCTTGAAGCGCACGCGCTTGCCGGCGTCAGGCAGCGTCGTCTCGAAGCGGTTGCCGGCCATGAAGGCCGCGCGGCTGGCGTCCGAGAGGGCGCGCACCGGGAGCTGCGTCAAGTCCAGCTCCCAGTCGATGCGGGAGCGGCAGGCAGCATTCTGGCAGGGGACGGCGAAGACGTACTCGGGGCCGTAGGTGAGGACGCGCACCTGGAGGAGCGCGTAGAAGCGGTCCCCCTGCAGCACCTGGCCCCAGTCCACCTTCCCGTCGGGGAAGGCGTAGGGGCCTGCTTCCACCAACTCCTCCCAGCACGCGGAGAGCAGCTCATCCACCTGGCCGCCGCTCTTCGCCAGCTTCCTATCCGCGAGGACCCGCTCCTCCCGCACTCGCATGCCCCGAATACAGCCCGTTAGCCCCGAGGGGCATGAAATGGTGTCCGCCATGTCCTTCCTCCGGGAAGGACAAAGTCCTCGAGCGGCAAATCGGGGACATCCTCAAGCGCGTTTCATTTGACGACGGTGGAGCCTGCGCGTGTTGACCTGGCCACACAGAGGACACCTTCAGTAGCTCAATAACGGTGGAAAGTTGAGCCCATGGCCCGCACCATGGATATTGAAATGTAACCGCCATGCCCCATACCTCGAAACTCTCATGCCGAGTGGTGTTCAGCCCTCAGGCATGGGGGCAGGTGGGGCGCATGCCGCACGGCACATTCATTGCCGTGCAGGAGGCTGTCGCTCGCATTGAGAGGGAAGGACGCGTGCAGCGCTCGTCAGCAGGTAACACCGTCACTCGGCTTCGGTTGGCCCCAGGGCCGCTGGACATCATCTGCGAGTGGGACGAAACACGGCGCACGTTGACAGTTGTGGATATCGTCTCCGTGCCCGCTGAGGCTTGTTGAATTCGCGGGCGGATGTGCGCTGCTTCTGAATGGGAATCGTCCGCCCGCGTGCAAGGCCCACGGGTGCTACGTCGCTGGCTGAGTCCTATTTGGCCAGCTCGAAGAAATCGTAGGTGAGGGTGACGGACTCAATGACGTTCTCGTCACTCTCGTTGTCCCACTCGCCCGCGACGAACTTCGCCGGCCAGGCGCGGGAGAGGCTCCACCGACGCAGCGTGGTGCCGTCCCGGTCCTGCTGGACGATGTCGAGGTTGCGCTTGTAGAGGCTGTCCGGCAGGCCCAGGCCGCTCGACATGTGGACGACGTCCTGGAACCAGTCGAAGAGCTCATGGTCCTGCGTGGCGCCTCTCTCCAGGGTGACGTCGGAGAAGGTGAGGCGCCCCGGGGACTTGTTCGGAATCAAGGAGCCGCCCTCGAAATACTGGACGTTGGCGACCTCGACGGACAATTCGCTGCACTTCTGGAAACCCGAGTGCCCGAGGCCGTCCACCTCGCAGAGGAACTTGAAGCGCTTATGGAAGCTGCGCGGCTGTCCAATGATTGCCATCGAGAGGCTCCTTACAGGCCCGCCGAAGCCAGCTCGGCTTCGAGGGCGCGGGTGTCCTGAGAAACCCGCAGGACGATGAACTCGGCGGGCTTGTTGGTGGCGAGGCCGATGCGCGCCACCAGCTTGCCGGCGAAGATGACGGAGGGTGGGTTGAGGGCGTCCGAGACGTCGACGAAGAAGGCCTTGGCAGGCTCCTGGCTGCGGAAGGCCCCGTTCTTCATTTGCGCGAGGAGGAAGGTGGCAATGGAGCGCCGCACCTGGGCGCGCAGCCCTTCCGTGTTGTTGCGGTGCCGCGCGAATTGCAGGCCCGACTTGAGACTCCTCTCAATGAAGGACACCCCGCGCCGCTCGGCGACGAAGGGGAAGTTGCCGCTGGCCTTCAGCGTGCGGCTGCCGTCGATGAAGCGCGGCATGCTGGGCCCTGTGGTGAGCGGGTTGATGCGGTGGGGGTAGACGACGTCCCGCTTCTTCTCTTCCAACGTCTCCTTGGACTCGAAGCCCAGGACGCCGAACATGCGCCCGGCCTCGATGCCCGCGGGCGCGTCGTACACCCCGCCGGGGCGCGCGCCGTCATTGCGCGCGAAGACGCCAGCGATGATGCCGGAGGGCGGGACGACGAGCTGCTCCACGTTGCCGAAGACGCTTCGGGCGGGGTTGAGCACCTTGACGCGCGGCCAGTAGAGCGCCGCGTGCTCAGAGAGGCCTTCGAGGGCGGCCTCCTGCGAGACGTAGGAGACGACGTCCGTGGCGGTGTAGCCCGCGGGCGAGTCGAGGACGGCGAAGACGAGGCCGTCGCGCGCCACCTCGCAGTAGCGCACCATTGCGTTGTGGGTGGCCGGCGTGGCTCGGCCGGGCACGAGGAGGAGGGAGAGGTCCTGCACCTCGTCGAGTGCGTAGAGGCCCGTCCTACCCACCTCGGAGCCGATGAAGTCCGTGTCGTCCAAGCCGACGAGGCCGTCGTCACCGCCTG containing:
- a CDS encoding phage tail tape measure protein → MLNNLGLGFVFTARDLASGTFQGVERNFMSLDRRVGLGTARIETAFQRLGVAMAIFTAGAVTLGASLSLANTAGQFEQALAGVAAVSGASAEVLGQLRDAAIQASLATQFTPTESVLGLRELTQAGFTTAEAMKLLLPVLDLAGGSLGELTPQGAAGLASQAMKAFGISTDKAAISVDQMLQAVNVFALSANELPLALGTAARGAQALNQSLPETLIALGLVKNVVPGVERASTAVAVAMERMADPQVQEHLRGLGVAVTDSKGNFLSFLGILDELAPALSRMTEAQRSAFLLKAFGREALGGVNAILTQFTNGIRKDTGEVVRGAEALKYLRDEFENAGGTAEAFRKQMLDTFEGQKTLLAGNLETLAIVLGEPFGQVLKPLVTLVASAVQQVLGVFQALPGPVKRAFAAFALGAGGVIALVGAVISAKVGLALLVLGLKVLGLTLGGLVATVLPAVGAVVLLGVAVAGLVYAFRHNLGGLGDFARRVQEQVTLAFRGLVQLFEDGGFSGAVREELGRAENAGLKDFLINVYLWAHRIHSFFSGIADGFSSGLEAARPTLDAFQATLGRVGAALGFLSERDDAATAAAKFAAFGASGATVGRALARVFDFVVRGLTAAAEVVEGLAGQWGYMKAGVDVLLGSLGHLGRVLGSALSGLLGTSSAAREGGSIWVAMGQAIGFAIGNITTVVGVLVSAVSLAVSVVGGVLNAALAAFSGIVDVFWGVVLTLSGALTGNWAEAWTGMKLVVFGVVDAISGVLLELVGAILGVVDAVASLFGTDTGLQQALRTARLGLHRDLSVAFGLEDATGSAATPASVVTAASPTSPVDWSLESSSMPAVAALQASLPPPEVLSSQPASPPAAPVLVSLQVDGEVLAQATARAERDAASRSFSPMPAY
- a CDS encoding phage tail protein, translated to MAIIGQPRSFHKRFKFLCEVDGLGHSGFQKCSELSVEVANVQYFEGGSLIPNKSPGRLTFSDVTLERGATQDHELFDWFQDVVHMSSGLGLPDSLYKRNLDIVQQDRDGTTLRRWSLSRAWPAKFVAGEWDNESDENVIESVTLTYDFFELAK